In Polyodon spathula isolate WHYD16114869_AA unplaced genomic scaffold, ASM1765450v1 scaffolds_764, whole genome shotgun sequence, one genomic interval encodes:
- the LOC121308643 gene encoding F-box only protein 39-like, producing MDKAASTSISDALDGPEDFTWAYLPDVCLRRVFRFLPDRDRARAALVCQHWNRIMYSPDLWRFRSFSFSGRSSKSRRSEFESAVWYAKKFGSYLENLEIKYTNPHNSLVSRRFQAAMRTFLAVLRKDNSRLRSFTISYLELDRAAWSQSVRNALLKSLCLFLCKESRHLEYLNFKGARVSLPQGCTLLSSVGHSERNSSISELNIEDFFCMPIAVHAHTLFSQALARFQNLSKLSLNYACISDEVLETLAASCASTLRTLNVKCHVHEPHSQVVWGFSWAKLASCSSDLRVNFYFERLMKSDRLSRILLPEIPVRSLSLTNCYFGDADWTVKPTLVELLPNYKASLQRLTLDFNNSHESIDNELLGLILLCSKLYYLKIWAFLEVRFIETLLQNRQENKCVFHTLKVRIYTQRYETNEEDTLLQQVQSQYRELINSELNYFVILYPLI from the exons ATGGACAAAGCAGCCTCCACCTCAATATCTGACGCCCTGGATGGACCTGAGGACTTCACCTGGGCTTACCTGCCAGACGTCTGCCTGCGAAGGGTCTTCAGGTTCCTGCCCGACCGCGACAGAGCGAGGGCGGCTCTGGTTTGCCAGCACTGGAACCGGATCATGTACTCACCGGACCTCTGGAGGTTCCGCTCCTTCTCCTTCTCCGGCAGATCTTCCAAATCCCGTCGTTCGGAGTTCGAGTCGGCCGTCTGGTACGCCAAGAAGTTCGGGAGCTACCTGGAGAACCTGGAGATCAAGTACACGAACCCGCACAACTCCCTGGTGTCCAGGCGGTTCCAGGCTGCCATGAGGACCTTCCTGGCCGTTTTGAGGAAGGACAACAGCCGCCTGAGGTCCTTCACCATCTCCTACCTGGAGCTGGACAGGGCAGCCTGGTCGCAGAGCGTCAGGAATGCTCTGCTCAAGAGTCTGTGCCTCTTCTTGTGCAAGGAGAGCCGGCACCTTGAATACCTGAACTTCAAAGGGGCCAGGGTCAGCCTGCCACAGGGGTGCACCTTGCTGAGCTCGGTCGGCCATTCGGAGAGGAACTCCTCCATCTCTGAGCTCAACATTGAAGACTTCTTCTGCATGCCCATCGCTGTCCACGCCCACACCCTCTTCAGCCAGGCCCTAGCCAGGTTTCAGAACCTCTCCAAGCTCTCCCTGAACTACGCTTGCATCTCCGACGAGGTCCTGGAGACTCTAGCTGCCAGCTGTGCCAGCACCCTGCGCACGCTCAACGTCAAGTGCCACGTCCACGAACCTCACAGCCAGGTGGTGTGGGGTTTCTCCTGGGCCAAGCTGGCCAGCTGCAGCTCAGACCTGCGCGTCAACTTCTACTTCGAGCGGCTGATGAAGAGTGACCGTCTGAGCAGGATCCTGCTGCCGGAGATCCCCGTCCGCAGCCTCAGCTTGACCAACTGCTACTTCGGGGACGCGGACTGGACTGTGAAACCCACGCTGGTCGAACTCCTGCCAAATTACAAAGCTTCTCTGCAG AGACTTACCTTGGATTTTAACAACAGCCACGAGTCTATCGATAACGAGCTCCTGGGGCTGATTTTGTTGTGCAGTAAACTGTATTACCTGAAAATCTGGGCTTTTCTTGAAGTCAGATTCATTGAGACGTTGCTGCAGAACCGCCAAGAGAACAAGTGTGTGTTCCACACCCTCAAG GTTCGGATTTACACACAGAGATACGAGACGAACGAAGAGGACACTCTTCTGCAACAGGTCCAGTCGCAGTACAGGGAGCTGATCAACAGCGAACTGAACTACTTTGTCATCCTCTACCCTTTGATCTAA
- the xaf1 gene encoding XIAP-associated factor 1 isoform X2, protein MEGSSEETTLCKNCKKEVLASNFSLHESHCWRFLSVCPLCDEPVPKDQLQEHRDTEHSKVRCTLCNKEMEKCKLEIHQSEQCAERLVSCEFCDLELPLSKLQEHGDACGSRTQRCPDCDRYVMHREQERHSRECRGKREGAGEQQEEEETYTFYNRSSFFKAPCWYCMKSFPEEELKKHQLDCSQPSHRNGRFRPTPSPPVLGDPRPHFGVPRSSRSPTFPLWGLEGPDREDRETEDEIMTCLNCHLALPSDTLRWHQTKCLLYDGLRNPV, encoded by the exons ATGGAGGGCAGCTCAGAGGAAACCACGCTCTGCAAGAACTG CAAGAAGGAGGTGCTGGCCTCGAATTTCTCCCTCCATGAGTCCCACTGCTGGCGCTTCCTGTCTGTCTGCCCGCTCTGCGATGAGCCCGTGCCCAAGGACCAGCTGCAGGAGCACCGCGACACAGAGCACAGCAAG GTTCGATGCACGCTGTGCAATAAAGAAATGGAGAAATGCAAACTGGAGATACACCAG TCTGAGCAGTGTGCGGAGCGGCTGGTGAGCTGTGAGTTCTGTGACCTGGAGCTGCCCCTCAGTAAGCTGCAGGAGCACGGGGACGCGTGTGGGAGCCGCACCCAGCGCTGCCCCGACTGTGACCGCTACGTGATGCACCGTGAGCAGGAGAGGCACAGCCGCGAGTGCAGGGGCAAGAGAGAGGGAGCAGGGGAGcagcaagaggaggaggagacatACACCTTCTACAACCGCA GTTCCTTCTTCAAGGCTCCATGTTGGTACTGCATGAAGTCTTTCCCAGAAGAGGAGCTGAAGAAGCACCAG CTGGACTGCAGTCAGCCGTCCCATCGCAATGGACGTTTCCGTCCCACACCCTCCCCGCCCGTGCTGGGGGATCCTCGGCCTCACTTTGGGGTCCCGCGGTCCTCCCGATCGCCCACATTCCCTCTGTGGGGGCTGGAAGGTCCGGACAGAGAGGACCGGGAAACTGAGGATGAGATCATGACCTGCTTGAACTGCCACCTCGCCCTGCCCTCGGACACACTGCGCTGGCACCAG ACTAAATGCCTGCTGTACGATGGTTTGAGGAACCCTGTATAA
- the LOC121308670 gene encoding tricarboxylate transport protein, mitochondrial-like: MGVVSNHNEVTGGYGNVPVAYSYAVIIRVCAFLAAGAGCLSCVVFTQRIHSVVLEICACFREDIMSSLIKPFTVSEGPCSLRPGCTRPTAALDPNRIRGSVPAAADRLAGSGGSVPGLDPRRRALSAAAPGRGKVTHPGKAILAGGLAGGIEICITFPTEYVKTQLQLDERANPPRYRGIGDCVKLTVQDHGVRGLYRGLSSLLYGSIPKSAVRFGMFELLSNQARDGSGKLDNTRSLLCGLGAGVAEAVMVVCPMETVKVKFIHDQCSSNPRYRGFYHGVREIIRDQGLRGTYQGLTATVLKQGSNQAIRFYVMTSFRNWYKGDDPHREMNPFVTAVFGATAGAASVFGNTPLDVIKTRMQGLEAHRYKSTLDCAYQILRNEGPQAFYKGTVPRLGRVCLDVAIVFVIYEEVVKLLNKVWITD, from the exons ATGGGCGTGGTGTCCAATCATAATGAAGTAACGGGAGGCTATGGAAATGTCCCGGTTGCATATTCATACGCAGTTATCATTCGTGTCTGTGCTTTCCTCGCTGCTGGGGCGGGTTGCCTGTCTTGCGTTGTTTTCACGCAGCGCATTCATTCAGTTGTATTAGAGATCTGTGCGTGTTTCAGGGAAGACATAATGTCGTCTTTGATAAAGCCGTTCACAGTAAGCGAGGGACCCTGCAGTTTGAGACCGGGATGCACACGCCCTACCGCGGCACTGGACCCGAATCGGATCCGGGGTTCGGTCCCAGCCGCCGCCGACAGACTGGCTGGTTCTGGCGGTTCGGTACCTGGGTTGGATCCGAGGAGGAGAGCCTTGTCTGCAGCGGCTCCCGGGCGAGGGAAAGTAACTCACCCGGGCAAAGCTATATTAGCAG GTGGACTGGCCGGGGGTATTGAGATCTGTATCACCTTCCCCACGGAGTACGTGAAAACTCAGCTCCAGCTCGACGAGAGAGCAAACCCGCCGCGCTACCGAGGGATCG GTGACTGTGTGAAGCTGACTGTGCAGGACCATGGGGTCCGGGGGCTGTACCGCGGCCTGAGCTCTCTGCTGTATGGGTCCATCCCCAAATCAGCTGTGAG GTTCGGGATGTTTGAGCTCCTCAGTAACCAGGCCCGGGATGGCAGTGGGAAGCTGGATAACACTCGCAGCCTGCTGTGTGGCCTGGGTGCTGGGGTGGCAGAGGCTGTGATGGTGGTTTGTCCCATGGAGACTGTCAAG GTGAAGTTCATCCATGACCAGTGCTCCTCCAACCCCAGATACAGAGGGTTCTACCACGGCGTGCGGGAGATCATTCGAGACCAGG GGCTGCGTGGGACGTACCAGGGGCTGACAGCCACAGTGCTGAAGCAAGGATCCAACCAGGCCATTCGCTTCTACGTGATGACGTCGTTTCGCAACTGGTACAAAG GTGACGACCCCCACAGAGAGATGAACCCCTTCGTGACGGCCGTGTTTGGAGCCACCGCGGGGGCAGCCAGCGTCTTCGGAAACACCCCCCTCGATGTCATCAAGACCAGGATGCAG GGTTTGGAGGCGCACCGGTATAAGAGCACCCTGGACTGTGCTTACCAGATCCTGCGCAACGAGGGACCCCAGGC GTTTTACAAGGGGACTGTCCCGCGGCTGGGCAGGGTGTGCCTGGACGTGGCCATCGTTTTCGTCATCTATGAGGAGGTGGTGAAACTGCTCAACAAAGTCTGGATAACTGACTGA
- the xaf1 gene encoding XIAP-associated factor 1 isoform X1 encodes MFGAHAVQSNANVSKLVSSILSNATPTLDEHCESVKKEVLASNFSLHESHCWRFLSVCPLCDEPVPKDQLQEHRDTEHSKVRCTLCNKEMEKCKLEIHQSEQCAERLVSCEFCDLELPLSKLQEHGDACGSRTQRCPDCDRYVMHREQERHSRECRGKREGAGEQQEEEETYTFYNRSSFFKAPCWYCMKSFPEEELKKHQLDCSQPSHRNGRFRPTPSPPVLGDPRPHFGVPRSSRSPTFPLWGLEGPDREDRETEDEIMTCLNCHLALPSDTLRWHQTKCLLYDGLRNPV; translated from the exons ATGTTTGGTGCTCATGCAGTACAGTCAAACGCAAACGTGTCCAAGCTAGTCTCCTCAATATTGTCAAATGCAACTCCAACCCTGGACGAACATTGTGAGAGTGTTAAG AAGGAGGTGCTGGCCTCGAATTTCTCCCTCCATGAGTCCCACTGCTGGCGCTTCCTGTCTGTCTGCCCGCTCTGCGATGAGCCCGTGCCCAAGGACCAGCTGCAGGAGCACCGCGACACAGAGCACAGCAAG GTTCGATGCACGCTGTGCAATAAAGAAATGGAGAAATGCAAACTGGAGATACACCAG TCTGAGCAGTGTGCGGAGCGGCTGGTGAGCTGTGAGTTCTGTGACCTGGAGCTGCCCCTCAGTAAGCTGCAGGAGCACGGGGACGCGTGTGGGAGCCGCACCCAGCGCTGCCCCGACTGTGACCGCTACGTGATGCACCGTGAGCAGGAGAGGCACAGCCGCGAGTGCAGGGGCAAGAGAGAGGGAGCAGGGGAGcagcaagaggaggaggagacatACACCTTCTACAACCGCA GTTCCTTCTTCAAGGCTCCATGTTGGTACTGCATGAAGTCTTTCCCAGAAGAGGAGCTGAAGAAGCACCAG CTGGACTGCAGTCAGCCGTCCCATCGCAATGGACGTTTCCGTCCCACACCCTCCCCGCCCGTGCTGGGGGATCCTCGGCCTCACTTTGGGGTCCCGCGGTCCTCCCGATCGCCCACATTCCCTCTGTGGGGGCTGGAAGGTCCGGACAGAGAGGACCGGGAAACTGAGGATGAGATCATGACCTGCTTGAACTGCCACCTCGCCCTGCCCTCGGACACACTGCGCTGGCACCAG ACTAAATGCCTGCTGTACGATGGTTTGAGGAACCCTGTATAA
- the tekt1 gene encoding tektin-1, whose amino-acid sequence MARLVQLPPKFLPQEWHLANKNRYNNAEAQRSRSERLIAESQRLVEETEKATRASQRDVEKKLEQRIQDISFWKQELDNKLEDIVNETEVLLTYRTRLEKAIEKCKGPLAVTQQCLEEREKRVAIDLVHDEAERELLKELEVIHAVSALLQRTLEQTNEQIRLNRSAKYHLEKDLKDKFQAQKIDGFCTVLSNNTPNLGYTTGISMNWGSASSPEDWEDFSNVNILKAEKQKSNSLTLRSLIDNILLQTAEDLSQQRETTDLALRNRVRETKAAKGKLEEHLGKVMEQITSQEKNIDLLKKAIINKEAPMKVAQTRLETRTQRPNVELCRDPAQHRLFSEVQEITSNVERLSEALHQAEAELRGLVRNQLSLEEEIQVKSNTVYIDEVLCMQLRETVAINSF is encoded by the exons ATGGCCCGGCTCGTTCAGCTCCCTCCCAAGTTCCTGCCCCAGGAGTGGCACCTGGCCAATAAGAACCGCTACAACAACGCCGAGGCGCAGAGATCCCGGTCCGAGCGGCTGATCGCAGAGAGCCAGAGGCTGGTGGAGGAAACGGAGAAAGCAACCCGCGCATCGCAGCGGGACGTCGAGAAGAAACTAG AGCAGAGGATCCAGGACATCAGTTTTTGGAAGCAGGAGCTGGACAACAAGCTCGAGGATATAGTCAATGAGACTGAGGTGCTGCTCACCTACAGGACCCGGCTGGAGAAAGCCATCGAGAAGTGCAAAGGGCCCCTGGCAGTCACGCAGCAGTGTCTCGAAGAGAG GGAGAAGCGTGTTGCAATCGACCTGGTGCACGACGAGGCGGAGCGGGAGCTCCTCAAGGAGCTGGAGGTGATCCACGCCGTGTCGGCGCTGCTGCAGCGCACCCTGGAGCAGACCAACGAGCAGATCAG GCTGAACCGCTCTGCTAAGTATCACCTGGAAAAGGACCTCAAGGATAAGTTTCAGGCACAGAAGATCGATGGTTTCTGCACAGTCCTGTCAAACAACACGCCAAACTTGGGATACACAACCGGGATCAGCATGAATTGGGGCAG TGCCTCGAGCCCAGAGGACTGGGAAGACTTTTCCAACGTGAACATCTTGAAGGCGGAGAAGCAGAAGAGTAACTCCCTGACCCTGCGCAGCCTGATCGACAACATCCTCCTGCAGACCGCAGAGGACCTGAGCCAGCAGCGTGAGACCACCGACCTGGCTCTGCGGAACAGAGTCCGCGAGACCAAGGCAGCCAAGGGCAAGCTGGAGGAGCACCTGGGCAAG GTGATGGAGCAGATCACATCCCAGGAGAAGAACATTGATCTGCTGAAGAAAGCCATCATCAATAAGGAGGCGCCCATGAAGGTGGCTCAGACCCGACTCGAGACGCGGACGCAGCGGCCCAACGTGGAGCTGTGCCGAGACCCGGCTCAGCACAGGCTCTTCAGCGAGGTGCAGGAGATCACCAGCAACGTGGAGAG GTTGAGCGAGGCTCTGCACCAGGCTGAAGCAGAGCTGCGGGGTCTGGTCAGGAACCAGCTGTCCCTGGAGGAGGAGATCCAGGTGAAATCGAACACTGTGTACATCGACGAGGTGCTATGCATGCAGCTGAGGGAGACTGTTGCCATCAACAGCTTCTGA